ATTTATTTCATTGACATCTATCTGCTTATTGCCGATAGCTCCACCGATAATGACAAGTTTCTCATTATTCTTCGCAAATTCTACAACGCCCTTAGCAGCAGCTACCGGATCATCCGAATACGCTACGGCCGTAGGCCCGACAAACCGGTCGGCAAGAGACTCATACTGAGTTCCTTTTAATGCCAGTTTTGCCAATCTGTTCTTAGTTACTCTAAAATTACCGCCTAATGACGATAGATTTCTTCTTAACTGAGTGATCTCTTCTACGGTAAGACCCATATAATGTGTTATTACAAATGTATTAGCATCTGCAAATGCCGCATTAAGAGACTCAACCGTTTGTTTTTTTTCTACTCTATCCACTTACTTCTCTCCAAAATTTATTATGCG
This genomic window from Pseudomonadota bacterium contains:
- the rplJ gene encoding 50S ribosomal protein L10, translated to MDRVEKKQTVESLNAAFADANTFVITHYMGLTVEEITQLRRNLSSLGGNFRVTKNRLAKLALKGTQYESLADRFVGPTAVAYSDDPVAAAKGVVEFAKNNEKLVIIGGAIGNKQIDVNEINSLAKLPSLDELRAKIVGMINTPATRIAGVVQAPAGQIARVLNARSQQAE